The following coding sequences are from one Shewanella eurypsychrophilus window:
- a CDS encoding pentapeptide repeat-containing protein, giving the protein MQTINDFRSKFNVLLALICFLIFVTACDSNDNDTQIQSDLLTEKDFANNSRLRANPEQGTVALFLEPPSATVEGDSNGESGSDLIPYQYSRPLKHTFCYEDGNSNSNHSMVLNNSSGDEVLSITANDECVSAVIPAGEYQLVLTHGQHVDSTDTTFLVTTPDSGSLPEANSVNYSIVSRLLSTLGNALISPAYADTADDNVTTLISTNACKNCDLSGADLDNATLTFADLSGADLSDAILTNVDLFESTLTGTNFSGADMSKGDFRGSEMTYADLSNANLSGAYFSSAQLSPADLDKATVTDTDFDNANLVGATWIDGGICDITSVGFCNSTAVAESDPCDSVKQDVTDDGNTVYKCLLPAVDKEVCTTEYGGVDGATPITSCEAKDTSELVTSVNLVDIFSQVSSSFDTTLDNDTPMAILAWGGEGGIGSSGGLWTSGGDGGKSGFASTVTTLSHFLDDYGQTSFNFFIGENGTLSNIYGDGGSSTLVMIAESSPASLEDDVILIAGGGGGGDSSGWLNDGTDGGDGGVAASSIIGQGTIGVGQAIISVSDGGSTDEWGNGGNGANDGKDGIGGQGGQGFLGANSEWVNGDPGVGSDGRGGNADDSFSASGGGGGGGGYGGGGAGDDGAGAGGGSWSIIPATTCNSAPTQDTAPSNPGSSGDDFGSKNGAVEVWIFPKGC; this is encoded by the coding sequence GTGCAGACTATCAATGATTTCCGCAGCAAGTTTAACGTGTTGTTAGCACTAATATGTTTTCTAATCTTCGTGACAGCTTGTGATAGCAACGACAATGATACTCAAATACAATCAGACCTTTTAACCGAAAAGGACTTTGCGAATAATAGTCGCTTACGTGCTAACCCTGAACAAGGTACCGTTGCTTTATTTCTTGAGCCACCTTCGGCAACTGTAGAGGGTGACTCTAATGGCGAGTCAGGCTCCGATCTCATACCCTACCAATATTCGCGTCCCCTCAAGCATACATTTTGCTATGAAGATGGTAACAGCAATTCAAATCACTCTATGGTGCTTAACAATAGCAGTGGCGATGAAGTGCTGAGCATTACAGCCAATGATGAGTGCGTATCGGCAGTAATACCTGCGGGGGAATATCAGCTGGTACTGACCCACGGTCAGCACGTAGATAGCACTGATACTACCTTCTTAGTGACGACGCCTGATAGTGGTTCGCTGCCAGAAGCAAATAGCGTTAATTATTCGATTGTTTCCAGACTACTTAGTACCCTTGGCAATGCCCTGATAAGCCCAGCTTATGCAGACACTGCAGATGATAATGTGACTACGCTTATTTCAACGAACGCATGCAAGAATTGTGATTTGTCAGGCGCAGACTTGGATAATGCAACGCTCACATTTGCAGATCTTTCCGGCGCTGATTTAAGTGATGCCATATTAACCAATGTCGACCTGTTTGAATCAACGCTCACTGGAACCAACTTTAGTGGCGCCGATATGAGCAAGGGTGATTTTCGTGGTTCGGAAATGACGTATGCTGATCTCAGCAATGCCAACCTAAGCGGGGCTTATTTTTCCAGCGCGCAATTATCCCCTGCGGACCTTGATAAAGCGACTGTCACGGATACAGATTTTGATAACGCCAACCTTGTTGGCGCGACATGGATAGACGGAGGTATTTGCGATATCACCTCTGTTGGCTTTTGTAATTCAACAGCGGTTGCCGAGTCAGACCCGTGCGATTCTGTTAAGCAGGATGTTACCGATGATGGCAACACCGTCTATAAGTGTTTATTGCCAGCCGTTGATAAGGAAGTTTGTACCACCGAGTATGGTGGTGTTGATGGTGCCACGCCAATAACAAGCTGCGAAGCAAAAGATACTTCAGAGCTGGTTACGTCTGTTAATCTTGTTGATATCTTCAGCCAGGTTAGCTCATCCTTTGATACCACTCTGGACAACGACACTCCTATGGCCATTTTAGCTTGGGGGGGAGAAGGTGGCATTGGTTCTAGTGGTGGACTCTGGACCTCTGGTGGTGATGGCGGTAAGAGCGGTTTTGCATCGACAGTCACAACGTTATCTCATTTCCTAGACGATTATGGGCAAACATCATTCAATTTCTTCATTGGTGAAAATGGCACACTGAGTAATATCTATGGTGACGGTGGCTCTTCGACACTGGTCATGATTGCAGAAAGTAGCCCTGCTTCACTTGAAGACGATGTCATACTTATTGCTGGCGGTGGCGGTGGCGGGGACTCTTCTGGATGGCTTAACGATGGCACTGATGGCGGCGATGGTGGCGTTGCGGCCTCATCAATCATAGGTCAGGGAACCATTGGCGTAGGCCAAGCCATTATCAGTGTATCCGACGGTGGCAGCACGGATGAATGGGGGAATGGTGGAAATGGTGCCAATGACGGCAAAGATGGCATTGGTGGTCAAGGTGGACAAGGATTTTTAGGCGCTAATAGTGAATGGGTAAATGGCGATCCTGGGGTCGGTTCGGACGGCAGGGGCGGCAATGCAGATGATAGCTTTAGCGCTTCTGGCGGCGGTGGCGGCGGAGGTGGTTATGGTGGCGGTGGTGCTGGCGATGATGGAGCTGGAGCCGGTGGCGGAAGCTGGTCGATCATCCCAGCCACCACCTGTAATAGTGCGCCCACTCAAGATACGGCACCTTCAAATCCTGGTTCATCAGGTGATGACTTTGGCAGTAAAAATGGCGCTGTTGAAGTTTGGATATTTCCAAAGGGCTGTTAA
- a CDS encoding IS110 family transposase, with the protein MKITTVGLDIAKSVFHFVGVNRAGKLVRKKMIKRTELIHFFSQVEPCLVVMEACGGANYWAREFQKMGHEVKLIAPQYVVPYRQGNKNDYNDAFAIAEAAQRPNMRFVQPKPVEQQDVQMLHRMRERLNKQSTALVNQVRGMLAEYGIVIAKGKASFRSKLPDLLENADNALTVKGRSIFYQLYEEFTDIDTRLKNCDTQVLQETKSNHVCLRLEAVPGIGPVTATAFYAAAGNGKDFTNGRHFSAWCGLVPKLHSCGGKDNLLGISKRGNAYLRTLFIHGARAVLRHSDGKVDRFSRWAVALAERRGFNRACVAVANKLARIAWVIAAR; encoded by the coding sequence ATGAAGATTACTACAGTTGGTTTAGATATCGCAAAGTCTGTTTTTCATTTTGTGGGTGTGAACAGAGCCGGAAAGCTAGTCAGAAAGAAGATGATTAAACGCACCGAGTTAATTCACTTCTTTTCTCAAGTAGAGCCTTGCCTTGTCGTAATGGAAGCCTGTGGCGGTGCTAATTATTGGGCTAGAGAGTTTCAAAAAATGGGTCATGAGGTCAAGCTAATCGCTCCTCAATACGTTGTCCCGTACAGACAGGGAAATAAAAACGACTACAACGATGCGTTTGCCATTGCTGAAGCAGCCCAACGGCCTAACATGCGATTTGTACAGCCTAAGCCTGTCGAGCAACAGGATGTCCAGATGCTACACCGTATGAGAGAAAGACTAAACAAGCAGTCTACAGCGCTAGTCAACCAAGTAAGAGGAATGCTCGCTGAGTACGGTATTGTAATAGCAAAAGGCAAAGCATCTTTTAGGTCAAAACTGCCTGATCTTTTAGAAAACGCTGATAATGCACTAACAGTAAAAGGTCGCAGCATATTTTATCAGCTGTATGAAGAGTTTACGGATATAGATACAAGGCTTAAAAATTGTGATACGCAAGTACTACAAGAAACCAAAAGTAACCATGTATGCCTACGTTTAGAAGCAGTACCAGGTATAGGTCCTGTGACGGCTACCGCTTTTTATGCGGCAGCAGGTAACGGCAAAGATTTTACTAATGGCAGGCATTTTTCCGCTTGGTGTGGTCTCGTACCAAAGCTGCACAGCTGTGGCGGTAAAGATAATTTGCTTGGCATTAGCAAACGCGGCAATGCTTATCTTCGCACTTTATTTATCCACGGAGCAAGAGCTGTACTGCGCCATAGTGATGGTAAAGTGGATAGATTCAGTCGCTGGGCAGTCGCACTTGCGGAAAGGCGAGGATTTAACAGAGCCTGTGTTGCAGTGGCTAACAAGCTTGCTCGAATAGCGTGGGTCATCGCTGCGAGATAG